From the Alteromonas sp. CI.11.F.A3 genome, the window GTGCATTGCTTCATCATCACCAGCATCTTTCTCTTCAACTTGTTTAGAGAAACGCTTAGCTTGATCTTCAGAGTCATTCAACTCGCTGAAGCCGTTTGCTAGCTCACGGCCGCCAACGAAGAATTCAAACCTGTCGGTAATGAACGGGTTGTCATCGTTACGACGTGCAAGTGGCGATACTTCCCACGGGTATTCAGTAATAAACGTAGGCTGTTCAAGTTTCTCTTCCGCTGTAGCTTCGAAGATTTCACATAGGTATTTACCAGCGCCCCAAATACCATCAACTTCAGGCTCTTTAATATGCAACTGTTTAGCCATCGCTTTAAGTGCATCAAGGTTAGCTTCTGGGTCGCGAATAGCGGCTTCATTCGCTTCAGGCCAGTATTTCAAAATGGCGTTGCCCATACTTAAGCGCTCAAACGGCTTGCCAAAGTCGTACTGTACTTCTGAAACTACGTTACCGTCGGTATCTTTAGTCGTGTTAGTAATAACACTAGAACCAAGAATATCTTCGGCAAGGGTACGCAACATGTCTTCGGTTAAGTTCATCAGATCGTTGAAATCAGCATAGGCCTGATAAAATTCCAACATGGTGAACTCTGGATTATGACGCGTAGAAAGCCCTTCGTTACGGAAGTTTCGGTTAATTTCGAACACACGCTCGAAACCACCTACCACCAAGCGCTTCAAGTAAAGCTCAGGGGCAATTCGCAAATACATATCAATGTCTAATGCATTGTGATGAGTTACAAACGGTTTAGCCGTCGCACCACCTGGAATCACCTGCAGCATTGGCGTTTCTACTTCAAGAAAGTCACGCTTAGTTAGGTAGTTACGAATACCATTTACAATCTTACTTCTGATCATAAAGGTTTTGCGGGTTTGTTCGCTAGTAATAAGGTCAACGTAGCGCTGACGATATTTAGTTTCTTGGTCGCTTAGGCCATGGAACTTCTCAGGTAGAGGACGCAGTGCTTTCGTTAGCAATGCATACTCTTCCATGTTCACATATAAATCGCCTTTACCCGACTTATGCAGAACACCAGCAACACCAATAATGTCACCAATATCTAGCGCACCGTACTGTGCTTTAAGCGCTTTTTGCGTATCTTTATCGGCGTATGCTTGAATGCGACCTGTCATGTCTTGAAGCAACATGAAAGGGCCACGCTTAGCCATAATACGGCCAGCAATGCTGACTTTGTTACCCTGCTCTTGCAAGGTTTCTTTATCTAGTTCACCGAACTTGCCTTGAAGTTCATCAGCATAGTTTTCACGACGGAAGCTGTTTGGGAAGCCATTTGCACGGCACTGCTCACGAATTGCGCTTAGTTTTGCTCGGCGCTCAGCAATTAATTTATTTTCGTCGGTTTGTTGGTCAGTCATAACCTATTCACTTTCGTTGTTCGGATTACAGCCCTGATTTAAGGCTGGCTTCGATAAATTTATCCAGGCCACCATCTAGCACGGCCTGAGTGTTGCGTGTCTCCACGCCAGTACGCAAATCTTTAATGCGAGAGTCGTCTAACACGTATGAACGAATTTGACTTCCCCACCCGATATCGGACTTGCTGTCTTCCATCGCTTGTTTCTCAGCGTTTTGCTTTTGAAGCTCGTACTCGTAGAGTTTAGCTTTCAGCTGCTTCATCGCCTGATCTTTGTTTTTGTGTTGCGAGCGGTCGTTCTGACACTGCACTACAATACCTGTAGGTTCGTGGGTAATACGCACCGCTGAATCGGTTCTGTTTACGTGCTGACCACCCGCGCCCGAAGCGCGGTAAGTATCAATACGTAAATCTGAAGGGTCGATATCAATATCGATATCGTCATCCACTTCAGGGTAAACAAACGCTGATGAAAACGACGTATGACGGCGGTTGCCTGAGTCAAATGGCGACTTACGCACTAAGCGATGCACGCCCGTTTCGGTACGTAACCAACCAAAAGCGTACTCACCTGCAATACGCAAGGTAGCACTCTTAATACCCGCTACGTCGCCATCAGATACTTCAATAAGTTCGGTTTTGAAGCCGTGAGCCTCCCCCCAACGAAGGTACATACGAAGGAGCATATTCGCCCAGTCTTGCGCTTCTGTACCGCCAGAGCCAGATTGAATATCAATATAACAATCGTTGGCATCGTTAGGCTGTGAGAACATGCGGCGAAACTCAAGCTTTTCAAGTTGCTCAAGTAGGCCTTCTAGTTCATTGTTGGCCTCATCGAAGGTTTCTTCATCTTCTGCTTCAACGGCGAGTTCAAGCAAACCTTCAACGTCTTCGGTGCCCTGCTCAAGGTTGTGAATGGTTTCTACAACCAGCTCTAAGGCCACCTTTTCTTTGCCTAACGCTTGTGCGCGTTCTGGCTCGTTCCATACCTCTGAGCTTTCGAGCTCTCGGTTAACTTCTTCTAAGCGCTCTGACTTTGCATCAAAGTCAAAGGTACCCCCTAAGCGCGTCGGTGCGCTCGCGGATATCTTTTATCGCATTGGTAACGGGGTTTACTTCAAACATAGTCCGCTTATCAACTGTAAAATAAGACCGCGGATAGTACCGAATTTGGACGAAATTTGATAGGGGTTAACGAAATAAAAGGCAGCTTAAAGAGCCGACTAAAAATCGGCCTAGCGTTTAATTATCTTCACTATTTCGCACATGTTGAAAGCCCACCCAGCCCGCCATTGCGCTTGCACTGGTT encodes:
- the lysS gene encoding lysine--tRNA ligase, whose amino-acid sequence is MTDQQTDENKLIAERRAKLSAIREQCRANGFPNSFRRENYADELQGKFGELDKETLQEQGNKVSIAGRIMAKRGPFMLLQDMTGRIQAYADKDTQKALKAQYGALDIGDIIGVAGVLHKSGKGDLYVNMEEYALLTKALRPLPEKFHGLSDQETKYRQRYVDLITSEQTRKTFMIRSKIVNGIRNYLTKRDFLEVETPMLQVIPGGATAKPFVTHHNALDIDMYLRIAPELYLKRLVVGGFERVFEINRNFRNEGLSTRHNPEFTMLEFYQAYADFNDLMNLTEDMLRTLAEDILGSSVITNTTKDTDGNVVSEVQYDFGKPFERLSMGNAILKYWPEANEAAIRDPEANLDALKAMAKQLHIKEPEVDGIWGAGKYLCEIFEATAEEKLEQPTFITEYPWEVSPLARRNDDNPFITDRFEFFVGGRELANGFSELNDSEDQAKRFSKQVEEKDAGDDEAMHYDEDYIRALEYGLPPTAGEGIGIDRLAMLFTDSPTIKDVILFPHMKPEVSKGAEEE
- the prfB gene encoding peptide chain release factor 2 (programmed frameshift); the protein is MFEVNPVTNAIKDIRERTDALRGYLDFDAKSERLEEVNRELESSEVWNEPERAQALGKEKVALELVVETIHNLEQGTEDVEGLLELAVEAEDEETFDEANNELEGLLEQLEKLEFRRMFSQPNDANDCYIDIQSGSGGTEAQDWANMLLRMYLRWGEAHGFKTELIEVSDGDVAGIKSATLRIAGEYAFGWLRTETGVHRLVRKSPFDSGNRRHTSFSSAFVYPEVDDDIDIDIDPSDLRIDTYRASGAGGQHVNRTDSAVRITHEPTGIVVQCQNDRSQHKNKDQAMKQLKAKLYEYELQKQNAEKQAMEDSKSDIGWGSQIRSYVLDDSRIKDLRTGVETRNTQAVLDGGLDKFIEASLKSGL